In one Alnus glutinosa chromosome 12, dhAlnGlut1.1, whole genome shotgun sequence genomic region, the following are encoded:
- the LOC133851230 gene encoding rac-like GTP-binding protein RHO1, producing the protein MSASRFIKCVTVGDGAVGKTCLLISYTSNTFPTDYVPTVFDNFSANVVVNGSTVNLGLWDTAGQEDYNRLRPLSYRGADVFILAFSLISKASYENVSKKWIPELKHYAPGVPIVLVGTKLDLRDDKQFFIDHPGAVPISTAQGEELRKLIGAPAYIECSSKTQQNVKAVFDAAIRVVLQPPKQKKKKSKAQKVCSIL; encoded by the exons atgaGCGCTTCGAGGTTTATTAAGTGCGTCACGGTTGGTGACGGAGCTGTGGGTAAAACTTGCTTGCTGATTTCGTATACCAGCAACACCTTCCCTACG GATTATGTGCCAACTGTTTTCGACAATTTCAGCGCTAATGTGGTTGTCAATGGGAGCACTGTTAACCTGGGGTTGTGGGATACTGCTG GACAGGAGGACTATAATAGATTAAGACCTTTGAGTTATCGTGGGGCTGATGTTTTCATACTGGCATTCTCTCTCATTAGCAAGGCGAGTTATGAAAATGTTTCCAAGAAG TGGATTCCAGAGTTGAAGCATTATGCACCTGGTGTCCCAATAGTTCTTGTTGGAACAAAGCTTG ATCTTCGGGATGATAAGCAGTTCTTCATTGACCATCCTGGTGCTGTGCCTATTTCTACTGCTCAA GGAGAGGAGCTGAGGAAGCTGATTGGTGCACCTGCTTATATCGAATGCAGTTCAAAAACACAACAg AATGTGAAGGCAGTGTTCGATGCAGCCATAAGGGTTGTTCTTCAACCACCCaagcagaagaaaaagaagagcaaaGCACAGAAGGTTTGCTCTATCTTGTGA